One window from the genome of Rutidosis leptorrhynchoides isolate AG116_Rl617_1_P2 unplaced genomic scaffold, CSIRO_AGI_Rlap_v1 contig232, whole genome shotgun sequence encodes:
- the LOC139882136 gene encoding uncharacterized protein, with product MNPIGLTGGMALFWNDQFKLTVDRFALEFCDVICIDLIGGLVMILLRNGWIRALCNLEWRLALPEAELFALLTEPDCRDVVAWSWTSTRPQVSGLPLRLKAVSSALTQWSISKFSKGHHQLAALNQQLLNHANQTFHPYDASLDDTQAWVHDPSILKKMMTDYFSNLYQTVGHRDYWPILQQCPQVITNEMNTSLKAPVTKKEDELFLSVQQFFLIGVMPPVLNKTVISLIPKQGAFVSGRQIQDNILIIQEVLHQLKVRKCRRQYRAILKMDMQKAYDRVEWDFLKDYLFTLGFHATWVQWIMQCITIVQRWYMLQRTGKYLGIPSDWGRSKRDRFAWTLGRVNAKLEGWKESLLSKGGKEILLKTVIQAIHQYAMSNEGLGFRDLQDFNKAMLGKQAWRLFHNPMALWSTLFKGLYFHSYDFMHVDKGSRPSWGWQSILFRRDSILPNLRWSVGNGQSINIREDRWLLRGIIGGPAPQNALSIVNELLHLDINRWNVPLLHQQFDASTVQDILKIQVRPHYTTDRVIWTGMVNGIYSVKNGYNTFRKTLLSSQPNIASSSYHPLKSLWKAIWAVKLPPKIRPFLWSVCHNALATKDNLFNRRIITDPTCPLCSTLNPETTEHLFLLCSWTRRLWSHSHINIPINQQSITRMDAWLIGQIEQRHNYPDLELIASLLWHIWKARNQFIFRQQCPDHLQVIDLAFAQVRTAKITNQLLQRATRSCLQLDMLWRPPKPGMVKINIDGAYYSDSVTGAMASIHRDHFGNLLHGFTYDFPTTSALQSETQALTITLDHLLSKGKHQNQLIIESDCLMLVQAIQDPTTTPWEMRSLLAEVTGARGLGFRPSPSFLFFPAHGPGPVSPNSGPRGPALSLPLLLLPCAAPHAHGEQRRAEDGDARGATQWPAGNQDGWDGGAVVFNAAGRRASRAGRRRDGGQLAVGPASGKTACSHVPAVAIRAYKRGGRPIGREGGGLQRSRGTRERSGRWMREKLGELFAARFGRDRGGGEI from the exons ATGAATCCTATTGGCTTAACTGGGGGGATGGCCCTTTTTTGGAATGATCAGTTTAAGCTAACGGTGGATCGCTTTGCTCTAGAGTTTTGTGATGTCATTTGCATCGATTTAATAGGAG GGCTGGTGATGATTTTGTTAAGGAACGGTTGGATAAGGGCTCTTTGTAATCTGGAATGGCGCCTCGCTTTACCCGAGGCTGAGTTGTTTGCATTACTTACG GAACCTGACTGCCGTGATGTTGTTGCTTGGTCATGGACTTCCACTAGGCCACAAGTTTCTGGCCTTCCTTTAAGACTTAAGGCGGTGTCCTCAGCTTTGACTCAATGGAGCATATCCAAATTTTCAAAGGGTCATCATCAACTTGCAGCTTTGAACCAGCAACTTCTAAATCACGCGAATCAAACTTTTCATCCTTATGATGCATCGCTG GATGATACTCAAGCTTGGGTGCATGATCCCAGcattttgaagaagatgatgacagATTATTTTTCAAACCTTTATCAAACAGTGGGCCATCGAGATTACTGGCCCATTCTGCAACAATGTCCTCAGGTTATTACTAATGAGATGAACACGTCCTTAAAAGCTCCTGTCACCAAGAAGGAG GATGAGCTATTCTTATCAGTGCAACAATTCTTTCTTATTGGAGTGATGCCGCCGGTCCTCAATAAAACCGTCATATCCTTAATCCCTAAG CAAGGCGCTTTTGTTAGTGGACGTCAAATTCAAGATAATATACTAATAATCCAAGAAGTGCTTCATCAACTTAAAGTCAGAAAATGCAGACGCCAATATCGAGCTATTCTCAAAATGGATATGCAAAAGGCATATGACCGAGTTGAGTGGGATTTTCTCAAAGACTATCTATTCACTCTTGGCTTTCATGCTACATGGGTTCAATGGATTATGCAATGCATAACGATAGTTCAACG ATGGTACA TGCTTCAAAGGACTGGAAAGTACCTAGGTATACCATCGGATTGGGGCAGATCCAAGAGGGACAGGTTTGCTTGGACTTTGGGAAGGGTAAATGCCAAACTAGAAGGCTGGAAAGAAAGTCTATTATCTAAGGGTGGCAAGGAAATTTTATTAAAAACTGTCATACAAGCGATACATCAGTATGCCATGTCCAATGAGGGTCTTGGATTTCGAGATCTTCAGGACTTTAATAAAGCCATGCTTGGTAAACAAGCATGGCGTTTATTCCATAATCCAATGGCGCTATGGAGTACACTGTTTAAGGGGCTCTACTTTCACTCTTATGATTTTATGCACGTTGATAAGGGATCAAGACCTTCCTGGGGATGGCAGAGTATTCTCTTTAGGAGGGATTCCATCTTACCTAATCTCCGATGGTCTGTTGGTAATGGACAATCAATCAACATCAGGGAGGACCGATGGCTTCTTAGGGGAATCATAGGGGGCCCTGCTCCTCAAAATGCCCTGTCAATTGTTAATGAATTGTTACACTTGGACATCAACAGATGGAATGTTCCTCTTCTTCATCAACAATTTGATGCCTCTACAGTCCAAGATATACTCAAAATTCAGGTTCGGCCTCACTACACTACCGATAGAGTTATTTGGACAGGGATGGTAAATGGCATATATTCTGTGAAGAATGGATATAACACTTTCAGAAAAACTCTTCTCAGTAGCCAACCTAATATAGCTTCTTCATCTTATCACCCACTGAAGTCTTTATGGAAAGCTATTTGGGCTGTAAAGCTTCCCCCTAAGATTCGACCTTTCCTTTGGTCGGTGTGCCACAATGCTCTCGCCACCAAGGATAATTTATTCAATAGACGCATCATTACAGACCCAACTTGCCCTCTTTGCTCTACATTAAACCCAGAAACTACAGAACACCTATTCCTTCTATGTTCATGGACACGCCGGCTATGGTCACATTCACATATTAATATTCCCATCAATCAGCAATCAATAACAAGAATGGATGCATGGTTAATAGGTCAGATTGAACAAAGGCATAACTATCCTGATCTGGAACTGATTGCCTCTCTTTTATGGCACATTTGGAAGGCGCGAAACCAGTTTATCTTTCGGCAACAATGTCCCGATCATCTCCAGGTTATAGATCTGGCTTTTGCCCAGGTTCGCACCGCCAAGATTACTAACCAGTTGCTGCAGCGAGCAACCCGGTCATGTCTTCAACTTGATATGCTATGGCGGCCTCCAAAACCTGGAATGGTAAAAATCAACATCGATGGAGCCTATTATTCTGATAGTGTTACAGGTGCGATGGCAAGCATCCATAGAGATCATTTCGGCAATCTTTTACATGGCTTTACCTATGATTTTCCTACAACATCAGCTCTGCAGAGCGAGACTCAAGCGCTTACTATCACCCTTGATCATCTGCTTAGCAAAGGGAAGCATCAGAATCAGCTCATCATTGAATCTGACTGCTTGATGCTGGTGCAAGCTATTCAGGATCCGACCACGACTCCATGGGAGATGAGATCTCTCCTTGCCGAAGTGACG GGGGCTCGGGGGCTGGGTTTTCGTCCCAGCCCCTCTTTTCTCTTCTTCCCCGCGCACGGGCCCGGGCCGGTCTCGCCTAACTCAGGACCCCGCGGCCCGGCTCTCTCCCTTCCCCTCCTTCTTCTTCCTTGCGCTGCGCCTCACGCGCACGGAGAACAGCGACGCGCAGAAGACGGCGACGCCCGTGGAGCAACGCAGTGGCCGGCGGGAAACCAGGACGGGTGGGACGGCGGAGCAGTTGTCTTCAATGCTGCCGGACGAAGGGCATCGCGGGCAGGCCGGCGACGCGATGGAGGGCAGCTAGCCGTAGGCCCGGCCAGTGGCAAAACCGCCTGCTCCCACGTGCCGGCGGTGGCCATCCGCGCCTATAAAAGGGGAGGGAGGCCGATCGGTAGAGAGGGCGGTGGATTACAGAGATCTCGGGGGACGAGAGAGAGATCTGGGCGGTGGATGAGAGAAAAATTGGGGGAGCTCTTTGCGGCGAGATTTGGGAGAGATCGTGGAGGGGGTGAGATCTGA
- the LOC139882135 gene encoding uncharacterized protein, producing the protein MGRLWLEQHIEVWNDVPPAEIVEECKLTLVGKILSELSINLLAFQSTLRRFWKIDEVNISIREARLYVAKFKNDIDRQHVLDRGSWLFSGHLVIFTPWILNTLLHCYDFSTCAFWVQVFGIPLEWCSVNMVERAVKHIGKVLEVRIDSKEGVSLRTVRVRVDLDV; encoded by the coding sequence ATGGGCCGACTCTGGCTAGAACAACATATTGAGGTCTGGAATGATGTGCCACCTGCAGAGATAGTTGAAGAATGCAAATTGACTTTGGTTGGTAAAATTCTATCCGAACTATCCATAAATTTACTAGCCTTTCAAAGTACTTTACGGCGGTTTTGGAAAATAGACGAGGTCAATATTTCTATTCGTGAAGCAAGATTGTATGTCGCTAAATTCAAAAATGATATAGACAGACAACATGTTCTGGATAGGGGTTCCTGGCTTTTTTCTGGTCATTTAGTAATCTTCACACCTTGGATCCTTAATACGCTATTGCATTGTTATGACTTCTCGACTTGTGCATTCTGGGTGCAAGTCTTTGGAATTCCATTAGAATGGTGCTCTGTCAACATGGTAGAAAGAGCTGTCAAGCATATAGGAAAAGTCCTGGAAGTTCGGATAGATAGCAAGGAGGGTGTTTCACTTCGAACTGTGAGAGTAAGGGTTGATCTTGATGTATGA